A single genomic interval of Candidatus Macondimonas diazotrophica harbors:
- the mtnA gene encoding S-methyl-5-thioribose-1-phosphate isomerase, whose protein sequence is MMMANDQVRALRWDGEILHVLDQRRLPTEEHWLVATDAAETARVIHDMAVRGAPAIGLAGAYGLVMAARELAGRDAPGWIAGIAETVALLAAARPTAVNLAAALGRLEHIARQGIPGDWRALEQAAGALWAEDLAANVRMGELGAAFLKPGTRVLTHCNTGSLATAGLGTALGVIRTAWMQQRLAGVYATESRPWLQGGRLTSWELNRDGIPVNLIVDSAAAFFMARGEIDWVIVGADRITANGDVANKIGTYALAVAARHHGIRVMVVAPAATIDLGMTRGEDIPIEFRGPEEILRVSGRSAVEPLLTALNPVFDVTPAGLIDVLVTEKGIIERPDAAGLAALMGGPC, encoded by the coding sequence GTGATGATGGCGAACGATCAGGTGCGCGCCTTGCGCTGGGATGGCGAGATTCTGCACGTGCTGGATCAGCGCCGGTTGCCGACCGAGGAACATTGGCTGGTCGCAACCGATGCCGCCGAGACCGCTCGCGTGATCCATGACATGGCCGTACGCGGCGCGCCAGCGATTGGCTTGGCCGGTGCCTACGGTCTGGTCATGGCCGCCCGCGAACTCGCTGGGCGTGATGCGCCCGGCTGGATTGCCGGCATAGCCGAAACCGTCGCCCTGCTGGCGGCCGCCCGGCCCACGGCCGTCAATCTGGCTGCAGCCTTGGGCCGGCTCGAGCACATCGCCCGTCAGGGCATCCCCGGCGACTGGCGCGCTCTTGAGCAGGCGGCTGGGGCGCTCTGGGCGGAAGATTTGGCGGCCAACGTCCGCATGGGCGAGTTGGGTGCCGCTTTCCTGAAGCCGGGTACGCGGGTGTTGACCCACTGCAACACCGGATCACTGGCGACGGCGGGGCTGGGAACGGCGCTGGGTGTGATCCGGACCGCCTGGATGCAGCAGCGGCTGGCGGGGGTCTATGCCACCGAATCGCGTCCGTGGTTGCAGGGGGGGCGGTTGACCAGCTGGGAGCTCAACCGTGACGGGATCCCCGTCAACCTGATCGTGGACAGTGCCGCGGCGTTCTTCATGGCGCGCGGAGAGATCGATTGGGTGATCGTGGGGGCGGATCGCATCACCGCCAATGGCGATGTGGCCAACAAGATCGGAACCTACGCGCTTGCCGTGGCCGCGCGCCATCATGGCATCCGTGTCATGGTGGTGGCGCCCGCTGCCACGATCGATCTCGGGATGACGCGCGGAGAGGACATTCCGATCGAGTTTCGCGGACCGGAGGAAATCCTGCGTGTTTCGGGCCGCAGCGCCGTCGAACCGCTGCTTACGGCACTCAATCCCGTATTCGATGTAACGCCGGCCGGTTTGATTGATGTATTGGTCACGGAGAAGGGCATCATCGAGCGGCCGGATGCGGCTGGCCTGGCGGCCTTGATGGGCGGGCCGTGCTAA
- the gyrA gene encoding DNA gyrase subunit A, which produces MAEVAKEILDVNLEDEMRQSYLDYAMSVIVGRALPDVRDGLKPVHRRVLFAMHELGNDWNKPYKKSARVVGDVIGKYHPHGDTAVYDTIVRMAQPFSMRNVLIDGQGNFGSIDGDAPAAMRYTEIRMAKLAHELLADLDKETVDFSANYDGSEHEPVVLPTRVPNLLVNGSTGIAVGMATNIPPHNLGEVVDACLALIDDPALEIEALLERVPGPDFPTRAIINGVHGIREAYRTGRGRIYLRARCHFEDFDRGRQAIVVTELPYQVNKARLLEKIAELVKEKRIEGITELRDESDKDGLRMVIELRRGEVAEVVLNNLYQHTALQTVFGINMVGLLDGQPRLLNLKELLEAFLRHRREVVTRRTLFELRKARERAHLVEGLAIALANIDEMIALIKASPTPADAKAALVERVWVSALIEQMLARAGEVSARPDGLDPAFGPSPAGYRLSPAQAQAILDLRLHRLTALEQDKLLEEYRGLLDSIRELGLILADPMRLMQVIRDELEQIRKDFADPRRTEILVDHLDLSMEDLITPQEVVVTLTHQGYAKSQPVDQYQAQRRGGRGKLATNQKEEDFIDKMFVANTHDTLLCFSSLGKVYWLKVYELPQGSRGARGKPIVNLLPLGMGERINAILPIKEFTEDSYVLMATRGGTVKKTPLSEFSRPRSSGIIAILLRDDDRLVDVALTDGETEVMLFTDAGKAIRFHESEVRAMGRAAGGIRGIKVARSAQVIGLLTVGEGTVLTVAENGFGKRSQFEDFPQHGRGGQGVIALQTSERNGRMVAAVRVSEDDQIMLLSSSGALVRTAVSEISVLGRNTQGVRVIKLEAGERLCAVDRVICLDDEDDEGCDPQ; this is translated from the coding sequence ATGGCTGAGGTCGCTAAAGAAATCCTGGACGTCAATCTCGAAGACGAGATGCGCCAGTCCTATCTGGACTATGCCATGAGCGTCATCGTCGGCCGGGCGTTGCCCGATGTCCGCGATGGGCTCAAGCCGGTGCATCGGCGCGTGCTCTTCGCCATGCACGAGCTCGGCAACGACTGGAACAAGCCCTATAAGAAGTCGGCCCGCGTGGTCGGCGACGTGATCGGTAAGTACCATCCTCACGGCGACACTGCGGTCTACGACACCATCGTGCGGATGGCGCAGCCGTTTTCGATGCGCAACGTCCTTATCGACGGCCAGGGCAACTTCGGCTCGATCGACGGCGATGCGCCGGCAGCCATGCGTTACACCGAAATCCGCATGGCCAAGCTGGCGCACGAGCTGCTGGCCGATCTGGACAAGGAAACCGTCGATTTCTCGGCGAACTACGACGGCTCCGAGCATGAGCCGGTCGTCCTGCCGACGCGCGTGCCCAATCTCCTGGTCAACGGTTCCACCGGCATCGCAGTGGGCATGGCGACCAATATCCCGCCGCACAATCTCGGCGAGGTAGTGGACGCCTGCCTGGCCCTGATCGACGATCCCGCGCTGGAGATCGAAGCACTGCTGGAGCGGGTGCCGGGACCGGACTTCCCCACGCGCGCGATCATCAACGGCGTGCATGGTATCCGCGAGGCGTACCGGACCGGCCGCGGCCGTATCTATCTGCGTGCGCGCTGTCATTTCGAGGACTTCGACCGCGGTCGTCAGGCGATCGTGGTGACCGAGTTGCCCTATCAGGTCAACAAGGCCCGGCTGTTGGAGAAGATCGCCGAGCTGGTCAAAGAAAAACGCATCGAGGGCATTACCGAGCTACGCGATGAGTCCGACAAGGACGGGCTGCGCATGGTGATCGAGTTGCGCCGCGGCGAAGTCGCCGAGGTGGTACTGAACAACCTCTACCAGCACACTGCCTTGCAGACCGTGTTCGGAATCAACATGGTGGGCTTGCTCGACGGCCAGCCGCGCCTGCTCAATCTCAAGGAGCTTTTGGAGGCTTTCCTGCGTCATCGCCGCGAGGTCGTGACGCGGCGAACGCTGTTCGAACTGCGCAAGGCCCGCGAGCGTGCGCATCTGGTTGAAGGGTTGGCCATTGCGCTGGCGAACATCGACGAGATGATTGCCCTGATCAAGGCCTCCCCCACCCCGGCGGATGCCAAGGCAGCGCTGGTGGAACGGGTCTGGGTTTCGGCGTTGATCGAACAGATGCTGGCACGTGCCGGCGAGGTTTCCGCGCGGCCCGACGGGCTCGACCCGGCATTCGGACCCAGCCCGGCCGGCTATCGACTCTCGCCGGCCCAGGCTCAGGCCATTCTGGATCTGCGCCTGCACCGCCTGACGGCGCTGGAGCAGGACAAGCTGCTCGAGGAATACCGCGGGCTGCTCGACAGCATTCGTGAGCTGGGGCTGATCCTGGCCGATCCGATGCGTCTGATGCAGGTGATTCGCGACGAGCTCGAGCAGATTCGCAAGGATTTTGCCGATCCGCGTCGCACCGAAATCCTGGTTGATCATCTCGACCTGAGCATGGAAGACCTGATCACGCCTCAGGAAGTCGTGGTCACGCTGACTCATCAAGGTTATGCCAAAAGTCAGCCGGTCGATCAGTATCAGGCGCAGCGGCGTGGCGGCCGCGGAAAGTTGGCCACGAACCAGAAGGAAGAAGACTTCATCGACAAGATGTTCGTGGCCAATACCCACGATACACTGTTGTGCTTTTCGTCGCTGGGCAAGGTCTACTGGCTCAAGGTCTACGAGCTGCCGCAGGGCAGTCGCGGTGCCCGAGGCAAGCCCATCGTCAATTTGCTGCCGCTGGGGATGGGTGAACGGATTAATGCCATTCTGCCGATCAAGGAGTTTACCGAGGACAGCTACGTTCTCATGGCGACCCGCGGTGGAACGGTCAAGAAAACCCCGTTGTCAGAATTCTCCCGTCCGCGCAGCTCCGGCATCATCGCCATCCTGCTCCGGGATGATGATCGGCTTGTGGACGTAGCGTTGACCGATGGCGAGACCGAGGTGATGTTGTTTACCGATGCCGGCAAGGCGATTCGCTTCCATGAGTCGGAAGTCCGTGCCATGGGCCGAGCAGCCGGCGGGATTCGCGGCATCAAGGTCGCCCGATCAGCTCAGGTGATCGGCCTGTTGACCGTCGGCGAGGGAACGGTATTGACCGTCGCTGAAAATGGCTTTGGCAAGCGCTCTCAGTTCGAGGACTTTCCGCAGCATGGTCGCGGCGGACAAGGGGTGATCGCGTTGCAGACCAGCGAACGTAACGGGCGTATGGTGGCGGCGGTGCGGGTAAGCGAGGATGATCAGATCATGTTGCTCAGCAGCAGTGGCGCTCTGGTGCGAACGGCGGTTTCGGAGATTTCGGTCTTGGGACGCAATACTCAGGGTGTACGGGTCATCAAGCTGGAAGCCGGTGAGCGTCTGTGTGCCGTGGACCGGGTGATCTGTCTGGATGACGAGGATGATGAGGGCTGCGATCCGCAGTGA
- the serC gene encoding 3-phosphoserine/phosphohydroxythreonine transaminase: protein MARVYNFNAGPAALPQVVLEQVRDELLDWHGSGMSVMEMSHRGKEFMAIAAQAEQDLRELLAIPENYKVLFLQGGATTQFAMVPLNLMGEGRRADYIHTGAWSKKAISEAKKFGAVNIAASGEESGFAAIPPQSAWRLDSEAAYVHYTPNETIGGVEFHWIPETGGVPLVGDFSSTLLSRPVDVSRFGLIYAGAQKNVGPAGVTLVIVREDLVGHALPGTPTILDYAPQVENDSMYNTPATFSWYVAGLVFAHLKAQGGLAAMAEINQRKAKLLYRTIDESGFYRNPVAIADRSWMNVPFILPDAALDATFLSEAKAAGLLGLKGHRSVGGMRASIYNAVSYEAVETLVAFMKDFQQRHG from the coding sequence ATGGCGCGGGTATACAACTTCAATGCGGGTCCGGCGGCGCTGCCGCAAGTGGTGCTGGAACAGGTGCGGGACGAATTGCTGGATTGGCATGGCAGCGGCATGTCCGTGATGGAGATGAGCCATCGCGGCAAGGAATTCATGGCGATTGCCGCCCAGGCCGAGCAAGACCTGCGTGAGCTGCTCGCCATTCCGGAAAATTACAAGGTGTTGTTCCTACAGGGTGGCGCGACCACTCAGTTTGCGATGGTTCCCTTGAATCTCATGGGGGAAGGTCGGCGCGCCGACTACATCCACACCGGCGCATGGTCGAAGAAAGCCATCTCCGAGGCCAAGAAGTTCGGCGCGGTGAACATCGCTGCCTCCGGAGAGGAAAGCGGTTTTGCGGCGATTCCGCCCCAGTCCGCCTGGCGCCTCGATTCCGAGGCCGCCTATGTGCATTACACGCCCAACGAAACCATTGGCGGCGTTGAATTCCACTGGATTCCGGAAACCGGCGGCGTGCCGCTGGTTGGAGACTTTTCTTCGACCTTGCTGTCGCGTCCGGTGGATGTGTCCCGATTTGGCCTCATTTACGCGGGCGCCCAAAAGAACGTCGGTCCTGCCGGGGTGACGCTGGTCATCGTGCGAGAGGATCTGGTGGGGCACGCCTTGCCCGGTACGCCGACCATCCTGGACTACGCGCCGCAGGTCGAGAACGACTCGATGTACAACACGCCGGCCACGTTCTCCTGGTATGTCGCGGGCCTGGTGTTCGCTCATCTCAAGGCCCAAGGGGGCCTCGCCGCCATGGCCGAGATCAATCAGCGCAAAGCGAAACTCCTTTACCGGACGATCGACGAGTCCGGGTTCTACCGCAATCCGGTGGCGATCGCCGATCGGTCCTGGATGAACGTGCCGTTCATCCTGCCTGACGCGGCGCTGGACGCGACCTTCCTGAGCGAAGCCAAGGCGGCAGGCTTGCTTGGCCTGAAGGGGCATCGTTCCGTTGGGGGCATGCGCGCCAGCATCTACAATGCGGTGTCCTATGAGGCGGTTGAGACGCTGGTGGCGTTCATGAAAGATTTTCAGCAACGCCACGGCTGA
- a CDS encoding phosphoglycerate dehydrogenase, whose protein sequence is MFKILTLNNISPRGLSQFEADQYQVGSDLTEPDAILVRSQVMHDMAFPESVKAVGRAGAGVNNIPITRLSALGVPVFNTPGANANAVKELVLVGLLMASRNIPQALHFVEGLDGDDAAMHKTVEAGKKQFVGTELPGRTLGVVGLGAIGVKVANAAHALGMRVIGFDPKVTVENAWQLSAGVEQARSVEEVIARADYLSFHVPLNDHTRDMLNAERLKLAKPSLVVLNFSREGVVGAALVREALDSGRISGYVCDFPSVSLKGHSRVIALPHLGASTQEAEENCAVMVVQQVRDYLENGNIRNSVNFPEAILPRTEGFRVCIVNANVPNMLGQISSTLAGSGLNILDMLNKSKGDLAYTVVDVDRAIPETATAGLRAIEGVLAVRAL, encoded by the coding sequence ATGTTCAAAATCCTGACGTTGAATAATATTTCCCCTCGTGGCCTGAGCCAGTTCGAGGCAGACCAGTACCAGGTCGGCAGCGATCTGACTGAACCGGATGCCATTCTGGTGCGATCCCAGGTCATGCATGACATGGCATTTCCCGAATCGGTCAAGGCCGTTGGACGGGCCGGCGCCGGGGTCAACAACATTCCCATCACCCGACTGTCGGCGTTGGGTGTGCCGGTGTTCAACACGCCCGGCGCGAATGCCAATGCGGTCAAGGAGCTCGTGCTGGTCGGACTGCTCATGGCATCACGCAACATTCCGCAGGCGCTGCACTTTGTGGAAGGACTGGATGGCGACGACGCAGCCATGCACAAGACGGTCGAAGCGGGCAAGAAGCAGTTTGTCGGGACCGAATTGCCGGGCCGGACGCTGGGCGTGGTCGGGCTGGGCGCGATCGGGGTCAAAGTGGCGAATGCCGCGCATGCGCTGGGCATGCGGGTGATCGGCTTCGACCCGAAGGTGACGGTCGAGAATGCTTGGCAGCTTTCCGCGGGCGTGGAGCAGGCACGCAGTGTGGAAGAAGTGATCGCCCGGGCGGATTACCTGAGCTTTCATGTGCCGCTGAATGATCATACCCGCGACATGCTCAATGCCGAACGCCTGAAACTGGCCAAGCCCAGTCTGGTCGTGCTCAATTTCTCGCGTGAGGGTGTGGTTGGTGCCGCACTCGTTCGTGAAGCGCTAGACAGCGGGCGCATCTCAGGCTATGTGTGTGATTTTCCAAGTGTTTCACTGAAAGGTCATTCCCGTGTGATTGCGTTGCCGCATCTCGGGGCGTCGACTCAGGAAGCTGAGGAAAATTGTGCGGTCATGGTGGTACAGCAGGTCCGGGACTACCTCGAGAACGGGAACATTCGCAACTCGGTCAATTTCCCTGAAGCGATCCTTCCGCGCACCGAAGGGTTCCGTGTCTGTATCGTGAATGCCAACGTTCCCAATATGCTGGGACAGATTTCCTCCACGCTGGCGGGGTCCGGCCTCAATATTCTCGATATGTTGAACAAATCCAAAGGCGATCTGGCCTATACGGTCGTGGATGTGGATCGGGCGATCCCGGAAACAGCCACGGCGGGATTGCGAGCAATCGAGGGTGTATTGGCTGTTCGGGCCCTATGA
- the pheA gene encoding prephenate dehydratase: protein MSEAEQLADFRARIDSLDLKLRDLLNERARMAQEVGRIKAASGEASCFYRPAREAQVLRAVLAGNPGPLGDEALLRIYREVIASCLALEKSLRVAYLGPEGTYTQAAVFKHFGQGIMTTPLGAVDEVFREVEAGGADCGVVPVENSTEGVVTHTLDMFARSGLQICAEIILPVHHCLLGRVSGLEAITEVLGHGQALAQCREWLDRHLPGVLRRAVASNAEGARQAAATPGIGAVASHQSAGLYGLDILAENIEDEPDNTTRFLVIAREHAEVSGRDKTSLMVAVDNRPGALFRLLEPFHQHGVSLTRIESRPSRRGPWDYNFFLDMEGHVQDPPVAAALAAMAGRAAWLKNLGSYPMAVG from the coding sequence GTGTCGGAAGCCGAGCAGCTCGCCGATTTTCGTGCCCGCATCGACTCGCTGGACCTGAAGCTGCGCGACCTACTCAATGAGCGCGCGCGGATGGCTCAGGAGGTGGGCCGAATCAAGGCCGCTTCCGGTGAGGCCAGCTGCTTTTACCGTCCGGCGCGTGAAGCTCAGGTGCTGCGGGCCGTGTTGGCCGGGAATCCCGGTCCCTTGGGCGATGAGGCATTGCTGCGCATCTATCGTGAAGTCATTGCCTCTTGCCTGGCTCTGGAAAAATCACTCCGGGTCGCCTATTTGGGACCAGAGGGAACGTATACCCAGGCTGCGGTCTTCAAGCACTTTGGTCAAGGCATCATGACAACGCCGCTGGGCGCGGTGGACGAGGTGTTTCGCGAGGTCGAAGCGGGTGGGGCCGACTGCGGTGTGGTCCCTGTGGAGAACTCCACCGAAGGGGTGGTAACCCATACCCTCGACATGTTCGCACGCTCCGGCCTGCAGATTTGTGCTGAGATCATCCTGCCGGTTCATCATTGCCTGCTGGGTCGTGTCAGTGGACTGGAAGCGATTACCGAAGTGTTGGGGCATGGCCAGGCGCTGGCACAGTGCCGGGAATGGCTGGATCGGCATCTTCCGGGCGTGCTCCGGCGAGCGGTTGCCAGCAATGCCGAGGGGGCACGTCAGGCTGCCGCAACCCCGGGAATTGGTGCCGTAGCCAGCCATCAGTCGGCGGGGTTGTATGGTCTCGATATCCTTGCCGAGAATATCGAGGATGAGCCGGACAACACGACACGTTTTTTGGTGATCGCTCGCGAACATGCCGAGGTTTCCGGGCGCGACAAGACCTCGCTCATGGTCGCGGTCGACAACCGCCCCGGTGCGCTGTTTCGGCTGTTGGAGCCGTTCCATCAGCATGGCGTGAGCCTGACCCGTATCGAGTCGCGTCCGTCCCGCCGCGGTCCTTGGGATTACAATTTCTTTCTGGATATGGAAGGGCACGTGCAGGATCCGCCCGTGGCAGCCGCGCTGGCTGCGATGGCCGGGCGGGCGGCCTGGCTCAAAAACCTGGGATCCTATCCAATGGCGGTCGGCTGA
- the hisC gene encoding histidinol-phosphate transaminase, with protein sequence MARRKHSMQSIPEFINAALPAVRGLMPYEPGKPIDALQRELGISDIIKLASNESPVGPAPGVQRVLESGFDDLSLYPDGSGHVLKDALSTHLDVTPAHITLGNGSNDLLNLVAQAFLGPGRNAVMSAHAFAIYTLATRAVGAEARVVPALPADSEQPYGHDLPAMAKHIDRDTAVVFIANPNNPTGTWIDADGLASFLEAVPPHVIVVLDEAYFEYVTESGYPDGCRLLAQHENLLVTRTFSKAYGLAALRVGYGISHPALADLLNRLRQPFNVNSLALAAAHVALSDDAHLAKAVAVNRSGLRQLAEGLAALGLDQIPSVGNFITFRVPDAQWMYRNLLAAGIIVRPVGGYGLPESLRVSVGLPEHNDRFLDTMGRLLTS encoded by the coding sequence TTGGCACGACGGAAACATTCAATGCAGTCCATCCCCGAATTCATCAATGCCGCCCTGCCCGCGGTTCGCGGGCTGATGCCGTACGAACCGGGAAAGCCGATCGATGCGCTGCAGCGCGAGCTGGGCATCTCGGACATCATCAAGCTCGCTTCCAACGAGAGTCCCGTGGGCCCGGCACCAGGTGTGCAGCGGGTTCTGGAATCTGGGTTCGACGATCTCTCGCTCTATCCCGATGGCAGCGGCCATGTGTTGAAGGACGCCCTGAGCACCCATCTGGATGTGACCCCTGCGCACATCACGCTCGGCAATGGGTCGAATGATTTGCTGAATCTGGTGGCTCAGGCCTTTCTGGGACCCGGGCGCAACGCGGTGATGTCGGCGCATGCGTTTGCCATCTACACCCTGGCAACCCGGGCCGTTGGCGCCGAAGCGCGGGTCGTCCCAGCACTTCCGGCCGATTCGGAGCAGCCTTACGGTCACGATCTGCCCGCCATGGCAAAACATATCGATCGCGATACGGCGGTGGTCTTCATCGCGAACCCGAACAATCCCACGGGCACATGGATCGACGCGGATGGACTGGCGAGCTTCCTGGAAGCGGTTCCACCTCACGTCATCGTGGTGCTGGACGAAGCGTACTTCGAGTATGTGACAGAGTCGGGATACCCGGATGGATGCCGTCTGCTCGCACAGCATGAAAATCTGCTCGTAACGCGAACGTTTTCAAAGGCCTACGGATTGGCCGCGCTCCGGGTTGGTTATGGTATCAGTCATCCCGCATTGGCGGACTTGCTGAATCGTCTGCGTCAGCCGTTCAATGTCAATAGTCTGGCTCTGGCGGCGGCGCACGTGGCTTTGTCCGATGATGCTCATCTGGCAAAGGCCGTGGCGGTGAATCGATCGGGGCTGAGACAGCTTGCCGAAGGGCTCGCGGCGCTTGGGTTGGATCAGATTCCATCGGTGGGCAATTTCATCACCTTTCGCGTTCCCGATGCGCAATGGATGTATCGGAATCTATTGGCGGCCGGAATCATTGTGCGGCCGGTTGGCGGTTACGGTCTTCCGGAATCACTGCGGGTCAGTGTCGGATTGCCAGAGCACAATGACCGTTTCCTCGACACGATGGGGCGTTTGTTGACCTCATGA